AATGTCACATTGCAAAAGGTCATGCATACAGGAATGGGAGACACTGGTGCCATATTTTCCATCGACTACAATACAGCCTGATTCCATCTACATAAAACAGAACAGCAGACAAACGACTTTGATGTTACAAATTCCTTGGCAGACAGGCCTGGAGGGGAGGATGAGGGAGGCCATGTACGCTCCTGGGTGTAGTGTGCTTCTCCACCTAGGTACTGGTGGCGAGAGTGTGTTCAAAAAGCTATAAACTTAACATGTCTGAAATGGCTTATGATTGTGTACCTGCATTAAAAGTTAAAAACGTATAAATTGGcttagaaagaaggaagttcaTTTCTCTTTCCAGTCACAGTCCAGTCCAGCTGGTCAGGCTGCCGGAGCAGCTCAGCTCCTTGAGGTTCTTCGGGCCccagcttccttcttttctgctgGTTGGTCATCTCGTCCTCATCTGAAGAGCTGAAGCTGTCACTGGCAGGCTGCATTCCGGCTAGTGGGAGGGCCCCAGAGCAGGTCCCGTACAAATGCGTTTCTTCCAGGTGAACCGGGTGGAAGTTAACACACATCGTCACTTCCACTCCACACACACTGACCAGAACTGACTCTCACGGCCATGTCCCGCTGGGACTGTGGTCTCGGCCGGGCAGCCTGTGCCGGGGGCAAGTGCCAACTTCAGGGAACAGGTAGCAGTCAGCGCCTTCTTTACGATGAAGCTGTTCTTTAATCACTATGTTTCCAAAGGCCACTCAAAAATAGCTAAGTTCCCTTTTTCAGtattaaaaggttaaaaacacCAAGTGACCTGAGTTTTATACTTGTATTTCCTGTGTCAAAATAAAGGTCATTAATAATCACCACTCCTTTCCTTaactatgtaaatatatttaaatggtaaatatacaaaatacaaatttatttaaattttaaacatacaattGGCCGGATCCAAGAGCTTATATaccttctggggaaaaaaagcagctgTCTTTGGAAAACCCCTCACTACAACTTAGCGGGCCGCCTCTGACGTGAAGTGTTCGGCAGGGGTCGGGGGGAAGAATGCGTTGTAGCAGCCAGGATCTTAGGTGCTGGGGGTGCCTGTGTAGGGCACACTGAACACTGAAAATCCTACTCTGAAAAATCCtacaaaaacatttacatttattcatcTCTTTTTTACTTGAACTGCACAATAAGGCACTTACACATCACGCACCTGTGTAGAGTTTGGGGAAACAACTTTATTGTAACAGAGCCCTGCGAATTCATCCGAggcccactgtcttctcagagcTGTGCTCCCTCCCACCGCAGCCTGTTCCTCCCCGGGGGAGCCCCCTCCCAACCCGCTCCCTTGGGTTTTCTGACTTCCTGCCTGCTTCCTGTCCAGGAGAAAGGATCAGCTGCGGCACTAGCAGGTACCCTGGGACTTTCCCTGAGACACCTGTCTACAGCTTCTGGGCATCTGGTGAGGAAGCTCTCCTTGGAGCCAAAAAGTTAATAACTGGTCTAGAAAATGCACCAACAATTTAGTCTCTATACATTTCCAACGTGAACTTTGTGACATCACCCAAAggcaaagggaaagggaggaaagtaATCCGGCTTTGAGTCAGgctggcctgggttcaaatttcagTACTTCCCCTTCCTACCTATGCGTGTGACCTCgggcctctgtgtcctcatctgtgaaatgggagtatCAGTAAGATTGGGAGTGAGAATAAATGTATTCAGCCACCTGTAGCTGCTCAATGATGCAGCTTCCACGTTCACCACCCCTTTGTTCTTCCCGAGTGCCAAGATCAAAGGGGAAGCTGAGCAATGACTAAAGCTTAGACAATAAGATCTAAGGAGAATGGATGAGGAACGGTAGATGTTTCATGTGGTAAAGAGAGCGTGTCATCTGCACAGAGGGCAATAAATAACAATGGCTACCACTTATAAGCACCTACTGCCTTGCTTGCCATTTAACAGGGTTCTGTTCAGTCCTCAGAACAGCCCCGTGAGGAACATGATTATGGCCCTCCACAGTAAGTGAGGAAGCTGAGATTTCACTACGTGCCCAAGATCATGCAGCTAAATGGAGAACTggagattcaaactcaggtcaGACACTTTGCAGCAGCTTGAGATTCTCCTCCCCAGTCGGTGGGGATGGCCTGGGGGAGCTGGACTTGAAGAGGagcagggggaggcaggaaggtggCTGTCAGCCATGGGTGTCAGGGGCAGGCAGAGAAGACCAATGCAAAATCTTCTTCGGCTGGGATTCATCAGAAAGGGAatcctctgggggtgggggtgtgggcctGCTTGAAGGCAGGAGGAGCTCGATTTCcaccagagagaggaaaaggggctTCTGGGCGCCATGTGGGGACTGACCTCCTGGGAAGACCCAGGCACACCGGGCACCTGCCCCTCCTAACGGAGGGGGCTCCGTGGCCGGCACACAGTGGGGTCTGCGCCTCTACTTTCTCTCTGTGATCTATCGTCATCACAGATGTTCCCTTTGCCTCACTCCCACCATTCCCTAGAGAGAGTTtacataaaactaaataaaaatatgaaaatgtacaAGTGAAAAGTGTTAAGCCTTAATCTTGCAACCTCCCCATTTCCTTGCCTACGGAACCAGTTTGGTAACTCCCATAATCCTGGACCAGTTCCTTGGGGTTGTCAGCCTGTTCACGCCATCTCGGCCTTATTTGCACGCAACCTCCGCACCAGTCTAAGAAGGGCTCAGGAACCTGCAGGGGCTGGCCACCCTTTCTGCTACCGTTGTGAGTAGAAGCCAAGGCTTTTGCTTTCTGGCCCTAACTCTGATTCTTCACGTTGCCGAGGAGCAGTGACTGGACCTTCATATCGTGTCTACGATCTATTTCCTCTATGGCGCTGCACTATTCTTTCCCACGTACATCATTTGGAGCCAAGGAAAACAGTTTCTCTCCcccttgctttttttccttctgtggagACACAGAAAAGGTCGATTCAAGACACTCAGACGCTGTGTCCTGACTCTCACAGAGACCCCTTTCAGAGACCTACAGGTCTCCACTTTGAGCCATAAACTGTTTTTTGAAGAGCAGTCCCAAGGGTTCACTAAAACTTGCATCTGGATTTAACAGCTTGAGAAACTTATGTTGAGTCCACATTTCTAAACTTCGCATCTGATTTGGAGCCAGTGGCCTTAAACTGCCTTCTAACACTGCTGTGCCCTCTAAGTGAACCTACGCCCCACATCGCCCTCCCCTGAAGACAACATGAAAAGCACAAAGTCACACTGAGAAAGGAGGGGCCACGGGGTGATATTGTCCAGCAAATGTCTCCTGGCCTCAGAATGCGGCCACTTCCCGCAGCTCCAGCCCTCGGCTGTGGTCCACTCTGAGCAAGTGAATCCCTCTGCTGAAACTAGCACACAGTAAGGAGGTGGTGTCGCCAACAGCCAGCGACGTCAAGGGTCCTGATCCATCCAGAGACAAGGTGAACAGGCaggctggggaggaagagggtAACCAGCAGCTTAGGCCAAGAGTGCAGCATCATAAAATGCAGTGTCTTCCTAAGAAAGCCATGTGACTAAAGCATGTGCTCTATGTATCTGACCCGGACAAGAGACATATCCCACGCTGCAGAGGAACACGCACCAGTGGGGAAGCCAGAACTTGGGTCAACCCCACGACTTCAACTATCGAGAATGGCACACAGACCAAACAGGGTGGACATGCACCAGCTAGAAGTTATGTTCAGACACTTGGGGCCTCACCGGCAAGGACATGTTAAAAAGTTGCCCTCGCTGCCCTGCCGAGAACGAAGCAAGGCCAGGGCagaggaaaacagagagggaTACTGATTTTCAGTTGCTGGCTTCCCAGGGTCTCGGTCCCTTCAAGGCAGGATAATGGGGGAACCTGAGGGGCATTCAGGGCTTCCAACTGACCCAGTCTCCCTCCATCTGCAACTCGGAGCCTTCGCAGAACTACGGGCACACAGCTTGTTCCCCCTGGTCTCAGGTTCACGATCATGGAAGCTAAAAAGctgttcctcccacctcccacaaaAGTCACACCTGGGTGACTGGAGAGGGCAGCTCCCACTGAGGGTGCAGAGGGGCCGTGCTCACTGTGCAAGTTTAGCCTGGGTCCCACCTGACATGCTCTCACCTCTGTTCTCTGGGGGGCTATCCCCCCATCCCCTGCTGGACCCCAAATTTCTGGAAGATTACTATGGGAGGGGTTTGGTTTGTGGTTCTCGAagttaatattgggttggccaaaaagtttgtctagttcttcccataaaataaaatgcattttccattttctccagtaactttattgatttagctattttgagtatgtcggctatctcccacatggtagaatgttgattgttctcaatgtcttgatttgatcgctatcaacttcaactgctctacccaattgtggagcattgtccagcgagaCGTCTCCAGCACGTaacttcacaaaccacctttgacatatttgatcagtcacagcaccttccccatacactgcacaaatcttgtttttttgcatttcagttgtttttacctttcttgaaataataaagcataatatgctgaaaatgtcacttattttcttccatcttcaatattaacatggtcacacaaaaattcaccaattttgatgtttttttaaatgcatgctgatatgacagctgtcacaatacaatctaaaaaaattgtttcgaatgaagtgaaagacaactaagcactactggagccatcttatggagaaaaacaaacgatttttttggccaacccaatactattcCTGTGTCTGGCAGAACCCTATGTCCAGGACAGAACAGCATGGCGGTGGTGGGGTGCTGGTGAATCAGCTCTCTGGAAGGAAAAACAACCTTTTTTTCACAGCATTTGCCAaattctgtggtgtaaatactcccactaTAGCGTATTAAATATTCCTGAATATTTAACAGTCAGCCATGGGGAGCAGGACCAGCACACCACTGCCTCTCGGACTCCAGGGGGCTGTGTTccctaaaacattttttccctctgggGCTTTGATGTGCCCTGACTTTTCTGCAGTTTTGAACCTTCACTGCAGAGTCAGAACAGGGCAGAGTCTTTCTGAAACTATCTCACTCTACCTCTCCCCCACCAAGAGCTGAGGCTctcattttagttcttttttttttttaagatttatttattgttagagagaggggaagggagggagaaagagagagaaacatcaatgtgtggttgtcccctGTGCACCCCATCTGGGGATCCGGCCTGCAacctgagcatgtgccctgactgggaatcgaaccagtgaccctctgcttcacagtctggtgctcaatccactgagccacaccagctagggctcattttagttcttaaaaaaaatacatttcaaaatagcaatttctgttctcttttccaGACATCTTGAGCATCACAAGTTAAAACCAAATGAgggccgtggctggtgtggttcagtgggttgagcaccagactgcgaagcagagggtcactggttcaattcccagtcagggcacatgcctgggttgagggcaaggtccccagctgggggcgtgtgagagccAACTAACCAATgacaactgatccatgtttccctcacacattgatgtgtctctccctcttctcccctctctctaaaaaatagaatctttttttaaagattctatttatttatttatttatttaagagaggggaagggagggagagcgagagtaacatcaatgtgtggttgcttctcatgtggcccccactgggaacctggcctgcaacccaggaatgtgccctgactgggaatcaaacctgcgatgctttggttcgaagcccgcactcaatccactgagctatgccagccagagttAAAAAAcaggatcttaaaaaaaaaaccctgatgaGGACTTTCAAGTATACAGAAAGCATAGAAAAGCCAAATGTACGTATTTGAGCTCTCAGAAATGAGTGGGTACAATACGGTGGGTACAGTTATGTGGTAATGGCCTCCGGCCAGAGGTTGAACAGACATTCTGGGAACTGGTGTCATGTCTTAACCACTAGGGGACTGGACAGTGGTGGGACCTGTGTGGCTTTCCTGagcaatttaaagaaaattttagagtcTTTTAGGACGTCATGTATCTTTAAGAAGCACTAACAACAGGTTCCTTACCTCCAGTATCTTGGTTCCAAATCTTCACCTTGCAGTCGTATGATGAGGTAGCAATTACAGGCACCCAGGCCAGTGCTCTTGGTAGAAAGACACAGGACGCAACAGTCTGGAAATGTCCCTTATACTCACATATTCTGTTCCGCGTCTGCCTTAGGTCCCACAACTGCAAAGTGATGACACAGGCtagctcacacacacacccttctccAGTGTCAGTCATTGATGACACTGATGATCCATCGCCCCCGCCATGTCCTGACCTACCTGTTCCCTCCACTTACCTACTTACGTAGCCACCCCTTATCTTTATGCATCCCGTCCACACAGCCAACCGTCCATCCATCTAGTGATGATTTTAAGCATCGACTATGCCTCTAACCACCCTGGCTAAGGGTGTGCAGAAGGGCTGCTGACTTCCTCATGAACATCATGGTTAGGGAAGTGAAGCTCCATGCCCCCCAGTGTGGTGAGACAGGGTAAGGTTTCCTGCTTTCTAGGACGGCTCAAGAGCTACCTTCTATCAGCCTCTTGGTGTCTGTGGGTCCTGTGGGGACCCCACAGTTGGCAGCACCTTCTCATAAGTACATACAGGCAGAGACCTTCTGATTTAAAGCGCAGCCACTAAACCTTGGTATATGAAGACCAGAGTCTACAACCATGGCGGCGCCAGTCCTGCCAGTCCCACTCTCGCTGACACAGATGAGACCACGCCCGGAGAATAATGGTCAGGTAGGAGGGCAAAGTGAACTGGGTTCAAAAACCAGTGAAATCACTGGGCACCGTGTCATCTAAGGAACAGTGGTAGGAGCTGGAAGTGCTTAGCCTGGAGAAGAGATGCTATATCAGCAGCCTGGGATTTAAAACCTTGACCCAACGCTTACTAGAGGTGTGATCTTGTACAAGAAACTTCAACTTGCTGTGTCTCTCtacttcctcctctgtaaaatgggaattaatAATAGTTCTTAACTCGTGCAGCTGTTTTAaggattgaatgagataatgcatgcagTGTGCTCAGCCCAGTACCTAGCACATAAGAAATGCTCAATAAAGGGGAGCTGTAACTGTTCTATTTGGATACCAGATAACCCTTTTCACTGACATTCTACAGTTTGGAACCCAAGGTGCTTTGGAGGGGCCTATCCCGAAATCAGTTGCAAGGAAAGCTGTACGGGTGAGGGCTGAGGTGGGCCCTGACTGACCCTGGAGCTCCAAACTTCTAAAGAACTGGCACCTCCTGCACTGGGACCACGTGCACAACGAGAAACACTTGGGTCTTCAAGCATTCCTTCCTCTTCTAAGCTCTGCTGGGAGGAGAGATATTAGCAGCCACTTCAAGATACCGCCTTCCTATCCTGACTCTCACcctgtcaggggtgtccaacccatggcccgtgggctgcaggcagcccaggatggctacgaatgtggcccaacacaaaatcataaatttacttaaggccttttttctgctcatcagtttccgttagtgtttgtgtatttaatgtgtggcccaaaacaactcttcttccagtgtggcccagagacgccaagagGTCGGACGCCTCTGCCTAGGCTAGTAGTTGTTTCTTGAAGGAACCATCTGGAAGGCAAAGGATCACTTACAGTCTGAACCTGGAATAGGCCTGAGCCATTAGCAGACTGGCGAGTGTAGCCCAGTTATAGGCAGGAGGCCAGAGTGAGTTATTTGCTCATCAGCAACGAGACCCCTGGGCCCCCCAAGGCCCCTCACCGTGGCTTCACAGCCTTCCCCTCCGAAGCCGTTGCTGCAGGAGAGGCACCGGTGTCCATCCTCACTGACCTGGCAGTAGGTCTGAATGTGTTGCTTTGCGGGAAATATATGAGCTACCTGCAGCCCCCGACTGTCccataatctgaaaaaaattgaagcaaaacaTGAGTTTATAGCAAATGTGTCTGAGATACACCTGCAATCACCTGCTAAGATAAAAGCCGTGGCTCCTCACCGCCCTGCCAGTCGGACGGAGTCACGGCACACCTGGGAGGGCGGTGTGCACCTGGAAGGGTTGGCCTCGGACCCTCCGcagcaggcaggaaggagcagagcGACATCTGAGCTCTTTCCATTCCGAGATCTAGTTAATAGGAATTTAGTCCAAGCATCTTAATCATGCAAGTTAATTTGTTAATTTGGTCTTTTGGGATACCGCTTTCCAAGGACAAGAGGATATTTCTGTGCCTGTGACTTAGGAATTTTTTCCAAGATACTTATGATACAGTACAGAGGAGCGATCATCTGCCCAGGTTCAGACACAAAAGAGTTGCAGGCCGTGGCCAACCTGGGCCATGGAGTCCACTGCggggtattttattttatctcttgtCTTAGTCCTACCATTTTCTAAGCAAAATCTCTTCAGAAATCCAAAGTTTCTAGTCACACTTTCTGGTCTAAAAGCAATTTACTTCATTTGCGGCCCCTGATGGTGACTCTGCCCCGCTTTCTCAGGGAGggcttccccagggctgggcgccTGAGAATGTTAGGGACCCAGCAGGTGGCCAGAGTAGAGCCTGGGCAGTTTGAAGCGGTGGGAGGAGCAAGTGACTGATCCTGAAGTTAGTCTGAACACAGTAGGAGCGGGAAGACTCAGCTGCCTTGAAACCAATCAGAACAGGGGATTTCCCCCCTGGCCCGACTGGCATTCACCCTCTACCCAGATGACTCCATGCGGCCAGATCAGAGAGGCCCCAGCACCAgcgaggggcagaggggcagaagGCCCTGGGAAGGACACAGCGATGTGGAGAAGCAGAGGGGGAAGGGCGTCATGTAAGCGCGGGGGGCCACAAACCTTCACCAGAAACACCTTCGCTGCCGCTCAGTTAGCCCACCTGACGGTCTTATCTTCGGAAGTCTGCAGCACATATGGTTCGCGGGGGACCCAACACAGGTGCGTGACCTAGAAGCagcataattttcaaaatgtctcCACACCAAATCATTCCTCTGCTGGAATTCCCGTCAACTGTGCTAAATAGCATCTCTGCACCACCCCTCAAGGATGCTGAACTAGGACATTTGACTTGGAGGGGTTTCATGTTTTGCCCACACCCGCCAGTCATGCTCTCCTTGCACCTCCGAGGCCATCAGCACCAGTGGGTGCAGCTGGGCTGGTTGTCAGCACCCAACTGCGTGCAGGCACTCTGAGCGCCTGAACCCCAAACACGTGGCGAAGACCCCCTGGCCTGCAGCAGCACAGGGAGGCAGCCCCTGTTCTGATGAGGGCCCACTGGAACCCCAGTCCAGGCCACAGAGGGTTCGGGAAGTGTCCTTCCTTCGCTTCATCCCCGCAGTCCCCCGGCGGACGGGCATGAAGGACTTTTCAGAACCACCCAAAGTAacagggttttctttttccccaggaACCTCCACAAATGGGGAAGGCATAGAGCAAATGTATCTTGTCACTGACAATTGTCTTCAAAATTGGAACAATAACTAGGGCTAACACTGGAGGACCACTAAAGAAACATCTACCATGTCAGGTGATATAATTCTCACTGTTTTAGAAATGTAGACGCTGAGACTCTGAGTAAGTTTCTTGGGATAGCACAGCTAAAAAGTAATGGATcaaggacttgaacccaggtttGACTGACCCCAAAGAGTGCAGAGTTTATAAACTAGTCTGTTACCAGAAAACACTGGTTTTCATAAGTAGAGTAAATTATACAGAAAGCAAAGTGTAATACTTATATCTCCACGTGATGTTATTTACGCAGAGCACGGGGCTTAGGCTGTGAGCCCCTGGGGGACAGAGGCTGTGTCCTTAGTTGCTGACCTGCTCTGAGCTCAGTGTCTGGCCCACAGGAAAAACAAGTTACTGTGTTTTGAAGGAATAAGTGAGAATACCATTAAGATTCCAATATAAACTAGTGGAATTGTCCTCTGGAGCCGAGACCTTAAAGAGATCTAATTCGATGCCCTGAGGGGCTGGGGTCCGACACAGAGTTAGAGGTGCGTGGTGATGGGACCCAGGCCTCCCACACCTGGTCGTGGGACTCCCGATCTCCTGCCCAGGCCCTTGCCCGCGCCCCGTCCTCCCTCCCGCTGTCCGGCCCTGCAGCAAGTTTGAGCTCGTACCAAGTTCCTGGAGACTGAAGCTCGCTCCACACACTGTCCAGTCCCCACGTCCCACAGAAGGAGGGTGTTGTCCCGAGAACCAGTGCACAGCTGTGATGAGTCTTTGGAAACAACGGCAAGAAGATGGTCCACGAGCTGCACTTGGAAGAGGGCGTTTCAGAAAGTCCAGCGGCACTGGGAAGAGCTCTGCGTTACCTACCTGGACTCACGGCCACCCCCGTGACCGCCATGGTGTGGCCCGAGAACTGCTGGCTAGGCTGGGAGGAGCCGTGCAGGTCCCACATCAGGACCTTCCTGTCCCGAGAGGCGCTGAAGAACTGCTTCGACTTGTAGACACAGGCTATCTGCTCAGGGAAGAAAGCGCGGGCGTGCTCGTCCGATGGCACTTGACAGCGGGGAAGAGGCCTGAGGACCCGTGTGTTAGAACCTGATGTTCCTGCTCAGCCCGGGTCCAAATGTGCTGGAACTGGCAGGCAAACACCCTCTTCCGTGCTACGGGGCTGTGGCTGATGCCGAGTGTCATCATGATAGATCACGTCCTAACTTTTGGTTCATTCAGGTGGACTGCAGAGAGTCATGTAAATTTGGCATTCTCTATCACTTTTGCTGGCAAGTCACTGTACTCTGTAAAGCTActgaacaaattaatttttatttaactattggtggctttttaaaaatttccccaacTTGACTGGAAGATTCCTAAGCATAGAGACTGTCGCTTTTCCAACTATGGCCAGCACACAGTAAGCCTTCGGTGCGGGCCCCTGTTGAGTTAGGATTGGTTACTCCTTATTTACCACCTGAGCTATTAAAGGctcaataacaaaagaaaaattatgtctTGTTTACCTGTACCAAGAGCTGAGTGAATGGCTTGCTCCGCTTTTCCGGGAGTAGGGCTTCACAGCATCAAGTATAAAGcccttgcattttcttttaagactGAATAGCCAACCACTCTTACTATCTAGAGTGATTAGGTATTCCCCTATTTAGTTTCAAACTCCCTCCCTGATAATACCCAGCTGACAAAGTTACCTTGGTGATTTCATGCTCGTGTCCTTGGAACCTTCTCACCACGTTTCCGGTTTTCCAGTTATAGGCCACGACTGTCTGCGGAGAGTCATTAGCATTCTTTAGTTTAACTGAATATTCACTCGACTGAAACAACGAGCCTTACTTCATCCTCTGCCTGACTTCTCCCTCCCAGTCAAGTGACCTGAGTGGAGCGTCCGAGCTCTGCTGTGTCCCTCCTCACGCCCTGAACTTTGAGTTCTGTCTCTTCCCCTGACCGGTGCTCCGTCTCCCCCGGCTCCTGGGCTGCCCCTCAGCCTTACTGACAGGTCTGGGCTAACACGACCTCAGGGAAACTGCTTCAGGTTGAGGTTCTGGTTGTAGATGCTGAAGGAGAATTCCACATGGGactagatttttttccctagttgtattgtatttttattttagtttttaaaatttatcatcttcAATCATTTGTAGGTATACAGTTCGCTAGCATTAAGTTTATTCCCTTTATTGTAAAACAGActgtactttgtttttaatttcaaaaagccTCATTTATATCCCACCTGCCAGAGAGAACCattgttaaaattttcttttgccctggctggagtagctcagtggattgagcgtgggctgtaaaccaaaacatcgcaggttcaattcctagtcagggcacatgcctgggttgcaggccatggcccccagcaaccgcacattgatgtttctctccctctctctctctctctctccctcccttccctctctaaaaataaataaataaaaaatctttttaaaaaagattcttaatttaaaaaaatttctttccacTTTTTCCTCCAGgtatatactttaatattttgttgTCAGCATTTATTCCCCTAAATGGAATTTCCAAAGCTGTCTCTGGCCCAGTCTCTGTATTTTACTGTCAGAGAGTAAGAAGCATGTTAGCACTCGACCTAAATCCCTGTTTTTCAATCTACAAAATGGAGATGCTAATCCTTGCCCAATCTACCCCTCACAGGTAAggctcatttaaataaaatttcatatatctaCGATGACACagattttaagacaaaaaattgCTCCCAATTAAATGATGCTTTATTATCAGTTTTCAAATGCATACTGATTTCAGAGGTGTTAaaatgtgcacatgtgtgcatccGAAAGTCTGTGAAATAGTGtgaaaatgaaattcaaagaCTCTAAAAGGCTACTGAAAATGAGAGGCATTACTTACTACAAAAGAATCAACGTTTTTGCTACCAACACCCTAGCTGCCAGTGCTGCAACAGATCCCGGcgtgaggggaaaaggcagcaGGACCCGTAAGGGCAGTGGGAGGAAGCACGACACGCACCAGTGTGGAGACCCGGCCAAGGAGCAGCACAAAAGAGAAGGCCAGAGACGCCTTCTGCTGATGAGTAACTCCTGTGCCTGTGTGCAGGTGTGAAAATGGGCTGGCTGGAATAACACCAGTCACTTATAAAAAGCGCGTGGAGGCACACTGCGAAGGATCTCACCACTGAATCCTCACAAGTGTCCTGTGAGGTTGGCATTATTACTCCCATTAGATAGAAAAAGAGACTgaagttcaagaaaattaaaagtctTGCTCAAAGTTAGAGAAGGGCCTTAAACCCAGTCTAATTCTAAAACCACATTTCTGCACTGCCCGCCACTGCCGCCACCTCCGCCAGCAATGGAAGAGCGACGCTcgcctcccccacaccctcccttcTCTGCAACAAGGCGGCTCCTGGGGAGCGCTGCAGGGCCCACCTTATCGTTTCCTCCGGAGACACACAGGTCCGAGTCCAGAGCAGCAACAGCAGAGACGGCGTCCATGTGAGCTGGGCTGTACTCTTGAAGAGCTCTAGTTTGGAATCTCTCTTCTAAAACTGCGTCGGGCCTGCCAGAGAGAGGA
This sequence is a window from Phyllostomus discolor isolate MPI-MPIP mPhyDis1 chromosome 3, mPhyDis1.pri.v3, whole genome shotgun sequence. Protein-coding genes within it:
- the WDR31 gene encoding WD repeat-containing protein 31 isoform X2, producing the protein MLLLRRRLQRAPPQQLLCRFRATMGKLQSKLKHSTYRYRPDAVLEERFQTRALQEYSPAHMDAVSAVAALDSDLCVSGGNDKTVVAYNWKTGNVVRRFQGHEHEITKIACVYKSKQFFSASRDRKVLMWDLHGSSQPSQQFSGHTMAVTGVAVSPDSSQLCTGSRDNTLLLWDVGTGQCVERASVSRNLVTHLCWVPREPYVLQTSEDKTVRLWDSRGLQVAHIFPAKQHIQTYCQVSEDGHRCLSCSNGFGGEGCEATLWDLRQTRNRICEYKGHFQTVASCVFLPRALAWVPVIATSSYDCKVKIWNQDTGACLFTLSLDGSGPLTSLAVGDTTSLLCASFSRGIHLLRVDHSRGLELREVAAF
- the WDR31 gene encoding WD repeat-containing protein 31 isoform X1 → MLLLRRRLQRAPPQQLLCRFRATMGKLQSKLKHSTYRYSRPDAVLEERFQTRALQEYSPAHMDAVSAVAALDSDLCVSGGNDKTVVAYNWKTGNVVRRFQGHEHEITKIACVYKSKQFFSASRDRKVLMWDLHGSSQPSQQFSGHTMAVTGVAVSPDSSQLCTGSRDNTLLLWDVGTGQCVERASVSRNLVTHLCWVPREPYVLQTSEDKTVRLWDSRGLQVAHIFPAKQHIQTYCQVSEDGHRCLSCSNGFGGEGCEATLWDLRQTRNRICEYKGHFQTVASCVFLPRALAWVPVIATSSYDCKVKIWNQDTGACLFTLSLDGSGPLTSLAVGDTTSLLCASFSRGIHLLRVDHSRGLELREVAAF
- the WDR31 gene encoding WD repeat-containing protein 31 isoform X3; amino-acid sequence: MLLLRRRLQRAPPQQLLCRFRATMGKLQSKLKHSTYRYSRPDAVLEERFQTRALQEYSPAHMDAVSAVAALDSDLCVSGGNDKTVVAYNWKTGNVVRRFQGHEHEITKIACVYKSKQFFSASRDRKVLMWDLHGSSQPSQQFSGHTMAVTGVAVSPDSSQLCTGSRDNTLLLWDVGTGQCVERASVSRNLVTHLCWVPREPYVLQTSEDKTVRLWDSRGLQVAHIFPAKQHIQTYCQVSEDGHRCLSCSNGFGGEGCEATSTGLGACNCYLIIRLQGEDLEPRYWSLPVHLVSGWIRTLDVAGCWRHHLLTVC